Proteins from one Plasmodium cynomolgi strain B DNA, chromosome 10, whole genome shotgun sequence genomic window:
- a CDS encoding hypothetical protein (putative), whose amino-acid sequence MEGQCLSDEFAKCDMGSEGEVQMMDTAAKRSDGGGEHRNSVLANFNDLYGAKGRTITNSLMDIFHLNEEEEIILFITQKFLHIYGLCVPCFKFSSPNCLCSNGIKCKWCHHYSHTDKNSVLHPHKMLHMRNKCKVCSYLSRDGFCFLQNECHFCHSVEHLPSKVRDSYFRTLNDLYEKKKHTDVITKELLYSLQQGKSSIFDRNLFVTMDKELMSMYDDIQGGGNVEEGGDNGTEGTRNTVERCVECDTQGKRPCRSYFLLGDTQASCVNNGNCPDCHNEVHKKKNSSLYFMTYLHDRNLCQVCPHINEEKCPCEADSAYCHDTDHISYGVKMKNVLGVCATSLRGEFSDEHQPGKAAPADVVDGLANVADSVSIIAEPTFGSHNSNLITDRQEHRSSHRMRSSAGIHSRPLNVDSPSSERKKDARKRTTHVSESSKRYAHSRSHSRNAHTGRTRLHRRDHTEKKNDTKMGTTLRSYSRQHAHHVGNNLCDKDISSFYKKDEEYRNAKYVSRKYTDNPSDLGTHQICDSTGYRRKRPLTVYDEADFSKGEEEQNMYKHLHHKTKNTSSSQVVQYREVDVKGESKSQITAKSYMNSENIAGDNALEEESRSKDGCNGTVEEGTTNPHGHEMKAEDERICRQQNGDSHYGSHSNKRVDSLTTQETKYHLNDLHSLSKLALDDIRNFHDEGQGEEDIEIEEASSRVKIIQDVPTHNAQRPRRVSGGVSGGASGGVSRGVSGGVSGGVSRNISRNISRNISRNISKDISRNISRDISRDVRGDVRRDVRGDVRGYDRGNPRSGHANWNQVAGKTWRKQRMMTGELTGAYSIEEHNACRCIPCAFYFSSGCSYSIHCRNCHHEEHRNSSSYLCHYKMLHRIKKKNAGDATHGKGESAKKELSKGDTTKEEISEEEPPKGDRNKVNREAGKHFHYVKQVGYRELDAHDRGVCHPCTFFFSGNNGCLKRNRCPNCHNREHADIHSSYHPSKLLHYKGICYPCVGHMKGTCRRRSYECVYCHNEEHLSEDRKDQMRKVIDSVTEKMKGRRRDHQNMLHEYREDRR is encoded by the exons ATGGAGGGACAATGCCTCTCGGACGAATTCGCAAAATGTGATATGGGCTCCGAGGGGGAGGTGCAAATGATGGATACCGCTGCGAAGAGGAGCGATGGGGGGG GGGAACATAGAAATAGCGTTCTAGCCAATTTTAATGACCTCTATGGAGCGAAAGGACGTACCATCACAAATTCGTTAATGGATATTTTTCActtaaatgaagaagaagaaattattcTGTTTATTACTCAGAAGtttttacacatatatgGCTTATGTGTCCCTTGCTTCAAATTTAGCAGCCCCAACTGTTTGTGTAGTAACGGCATTAAATGCAAATGGTGCCATCATTACAGTCACACAGATAAGAACTCTGTTTTACATCCTCATAAAATGTTACACATgagaaataaatgtaaagTCTGTTCATACTTATCTAGAGATggtttttgtttcctccaaaatgagtgtcatttttgccattccGTTGAGCACCTACCTTCGAAAGTACGAGATTCATATTTTCGCACGTTGAATGATCTgtacgaaaagaaaaaacacactGATGTGATTACGAAAGAGTTGCTTTATAGTCTCCAACAGGGGAAGAGCAGCATCTTTGATCGCAACCTTTTTGTTACCATGGATAAGGAACTCATGAGCATGTATGATGACATTCAGGGGGGAGGCAATGTCGAAGAAGGTGGAGACAATGGGACTGAAGGGACGCGAAACACGGTGGAAAGGTGTGTTGAGTGCGATACACAGGGGAAGAGACCATGTAGGAGTTACTTCCTTCTGGGGGATACGCAAGCCAGCTGCGTGAATAATGGCAACTGCCCAGACTGCCACAACgaggtgcacaaaaaaaaaaactcaagtTTGTACTTTATGACTTACCTACATGACAGGAACCTGTGCCAAGTGTGTCCACACATTAACGAGGAGAAGTGCCCCTGCGAGGCGGACAGCGCTTATTGTCACGACACGGACCATATATCCTACGGtgtcaaaatgaagaacgtCTTGGGTGTATGCGCAACGTCTTTGAGGGGTGAATTTTCCGACGAACATCAACCAGGGAAAGCGGCACCAGCAGATGTTGTGGATGGCCTGGCCAACGTGGCAGATTCGGTGTCTATAATCGCGGAGCCTACCTTCGGTTCCCACAACTCTAACCTGATCACGGATCGACAGGAACATCGAAGCAGTCACCGAATGCGCAGCAGTGCGGGGATACACTCCCGCCCCCTCAACGTGGATTCCCCAAGcagtgaaagaaaaaaggatgcaCGCAAGAGAACAACACATGTAAGTGAATCCTCCAAAAGATATGCACACTCAAGAAGTCACAGCAGAAATGCACACACAGGTAGAACAAGGTTGCACAGAAGGGACCatacagagaaaaaaaacgacacaaaaatgggaacaacaCTCAGAAGTTATAGCAGACAACACGCACATCACGTAGGAAATAATTTGTGTGACAAGGATATCTCATCATTTTATAAGAAGGATGAAGAATATAGAAATGCAAAGTATGTTTCCAGGAAGTACACAGACAACCCGAGTGACCTTGGCACACATCAGATATGCGATAGCACAGGCTACAGGAGAAAGAGACCTCTAACCGTATACGATGAAGCGGACTTTTcgaaaggagaggaagaacaaaatatgtataaacaTTTGCACCATAAGACGAAGAACACCTCCTCTTCCCAGGTTGTGCAATACAGAGAGGTGGacgtaaaaggggaaagtaAAAGTCAGATAACTGCAAAATCGTACATGAATTCTGAAAATATCGCAGGGGACAATGCATTGGAGGAGGAATCTAGAAGTAAGGATGGCTGTAACGGTACTGTGGAGGAAGGGACAACCAATCCGCACGGTCATGAGATGAAAGCGGAGGATGAACGCATTTGTaggcagcaaaatggggacagCCATTATGGAAGTCAC AGCAACAAACGGGTGGACTCCCTGACCACGCAGGAAACAAAATATCATTTGAACGATCTCCACAGTTTGAGCAAATTGGCCCTGGACGACATTCGCAACTTTCATGATGAGGGCCAGGGCGAGGAGGACATCGAAATTGAGGAGGCCAGCAGCAGAGTGAAAATTATTCAGGACGTGCCAACGCATAATGCGCAGCGACCGAGGAGGGTTAGCGGAGGTGTTAGCGGAGGTGCTAGCGGAGGTGTTAGCAGAGGTGTTAGCGGAGGTGTTAGCGGAGGTGTCAGCAGAAATATTAGCAGAAATATTAGCAGAAATATTAGCAGAAATATTAGCAAAGATATTAGCAGAAATATTAGCAGAGATATTAGCAGAGATGTTAGGGGTGACGTGCGGCGCGACGTGCGGGGCGACGTGCGGGGCTATGACAGGGGCAATCCCAGGAGCGGCCATGCCAATTGGAACCAAGTGGCGGGAAAAACGTGGAGGAAACAAAGAATGATGACAGGAGAGTTAACAGGAGCGTACTCCATAGAGGAACACAATGCGTGCAGGTGCATTCCGTgtgcgttttatttttctagtGGGTGCAGCTACTCTATCCACTGTAGGAACTGCCATCATGAGGAGCACCGCAATTCGTCCAGCTATTTGTGCCATTACAAAATGCTAcacagaataaaaaa AAAAAACGCGGGAGATGCGACACACGGGAAAGGAGAGTccgcaaaaaaggagctcTCCAAGGGGGACACCACCAAAGAGGAGATTTCCGAAGAGGAGCCCCCCAAAGGGGACCGCAACAAAGTCAACCGTGAGGCAGGGAAGCATTTCCATTACGTCAAACAGGTCGGCTACAGAGAACTAGATGCTCACGATAGGGGAGTCTGTCACCCGTgtactttcttcttctcgGGAAATAATGGATGCTTAAAGAGGAACCGGTGCCCAAATTGCCACAATAGAGAGCATGCAGATATTCACTCCTCGTACCATCCATCGAAGCTACTGCACTATAAGGGAATATGCTACCCCTGTGTTGGCCACATGAAGGGAACGTGCAGGCGAAGATCGTATGAGTGTGTTTACTGTCATAATGAGGAGCATCTCTCGGAGGACAGGAAGGATCAAATGAGAAAAGTTATCGATTCGGTTACTGAGAAAATGAAGGGCAGAAGGAGGGACCATCAGAATATGCTTCATGAATACAGGGAAGATAGGAGGTAG
- a CDS encoding 3-methyl-2-oxobutanoate dehydrogenase (lipoamide;~putative) has protein sequence MKGELRSVANFLKNSLHKNGVIGGTKNPALHCGTMIHAFRSLSTTNNGEKKKMNMFTAINSAMHNVFEKDPNAILLGEDVAFGGVFRCSLDLLNKYGNKRVFNTPLCEQGIIGFAIGLAENGFTTIAEIQFGDYIFPAFDQIVNDVAKYRYRSGNSFDVGKLTIRSTWGAVGHGGLYHSQSPEAFFAHAAGIKIIVPSDAYKAKGLLLSAIKDPNPCLFFEPKILYRSSVCEVPVEEYELELGKADVVKEGTDLTIVTWGSLVHKMKKAADILLTKHKIDCEVIDLQTIIPWDIETVQKSVEKTGRLLITHEAQVTNGFGAEIAAKIQERCFYNLHTPIRRVCGYDTPFPHVYEPFYMPDEHKVVSGRLFCGPCSG, from the exons atgaagggagAATTACGCAGtgtagcaaattttttaaaaaatagtttacacaaaaatggagtcATCGGTGGAACAAAGAACCCCGCTCTGCACTGCGGCACGATGATACATGCGTTCAGATCCCTTTCCACCACAAATAacggggagaaaaagaaaatgaacatGTTTACAGCAATCAACTCAGCTATGCACAACGTGTTTGAAAAAGACCCCAATGCTATACTCCTCGGGGAAGATGTAGCCTTTGGAGGGGTATTCAGATGTTCGCTGGATTTACTAAACAAGTATGGGAATAAAAGAGTTTTTAACACCCCTTTGTGTGAACAAGGTATCATCGGTTTTGCAATTGGATTAGCAGAAAATGGATTTACGACCATCGCAGAGATACAGTTTGGAGATTACATTTTCCCCGCATTTGATCAAATAGTGAATGATGTAGCCAAGTATCGATACAGGTCGGGTAACAGTTTCGATGTGGGCAAACTAACTATTAGATCAACCTGGGGTGCAGTAGGCCATGGAGGTCTCTATCACTCACAAAGTCCAGAAGCATTCTTTGCACACGCAGCTGGcattaaaattattgtacCTAGTGATGCTTACAAAGCAAAGGGGTTGCTACTTTCAGCCATTAAAGATCCCAACCCTTGCTTATTCTTTGAGCCAAAAATTCTGTACAGATCATCCGTTTGTGAGGTCCCCGTGGAGGAGTACGAATTAGAGTTAGGCAAAGCTGATGTAGTGAAAGAAGGCACCGATTTGACTATTGTTACCTGGGGGTCCTTAGTacataaaatgaagaaggcaGCTGATATATTACTGACGAAGCACAAAATCGACTGTGAAGTTATCGACTTGCAAACGATCATTCCTTGGGACATTGAAACTGTGCAGAAGTCGGTGGAAAAAACAGGACGCCTTTTAATAACACATGAAGCTCAAGTGACCAACGGGTTTGGAGCCGAAATTGCTGCCAAAATTCAGGAGAGGTGCTTCTACAATTTGCACACCCCAATTAGAAGAGTCTGCGGATATGATACCCCATTTCCGCACGTGTACGAACCTTTTTACATGCCCGACGAGCATAAAGTAGT GAGTGGAAGGCTCTTCTGTGGCCCCTGCTCAGGGTGA